The stretch of DNA GTagttgtggttcccgggctcCGTTGCTCCGCGGGCGTCTGGGATCATCCCAGGTCAGAAACTGAACcccattggcaggcggattctttgttTCTGTGGAACAACCAAGGTTGTTTTCCCATCAGAGAGTTAAAAACCCCTTCAGCTGTGCAAGGGGAGGCAGATGGAAATTAAGTAGGAGAGAAggtgagaagagagaaagaaatctcTTGCCAGTGTTTCTGTTAaaccctgcctcctcccacctgCTGCTGCTTGTGGTGTAGTCTTCTTTGTCTCTGAACTCAGGGTGGGTggcacctcctccaagaagccaaCCATGCCTCCCCCCTttcttaaaatttagtttttattgaagtgtagttgatttacaaggttgtattaattactgtgctgtgctaagttgctttagtcatgtctgactctgtgtgaccccatggactgcagcctgccaggttcctctgtccatgggattctccaggcaagaatactggaatgggttgacatacactccttcaggggatcttcccgacccagggattgaacttgcatctcctgcattgaaatgtggtttctttacctctagtgccgcTTGGGAATCcctgtgttaattactgctgtacagcaaagtgactcaggtaTACATACGcgtacattctttttttatattcctttccattacggtttatcacagaatattaagtacagttccctgtgctatacagtaggacttttgtttattcattctgtatctaaaagcttacatctgctaatcccagcctCTAACTCCTATGCTCTCCCACCCCCATCGCCCTTGACAACCACCAGTTTATTCTCAGTGTTCCCTGATTTTGTTTTGGTTCCATGGGCTAGTTCATTCGTGTCATATTTGGGTTTCCACATATAGATGATATATAGTatctgtctttctgacttacttcatttagctaGTGTTattcacattgctgcaaatggcgttattgcattcttttttatggttgagtagtagtccattatcagagaaggcaatggcaacccactccagtactctcgcctggaaaatcccatggacagaggagcctggtaggctgcagtccatggggtggcaaagagtcagacacgactgagcgacttagcagcagcagcagcagtattccattatgtatacataatagcatacacacatacacacacacacacacacatctttgtccattcatctgttgatggacatgtaggctatctccatgtcttggctgtttgGACAGTGCTGCGATGGACATCAGGACACCACGCTCCTGCTTTGAATTGAtgcttctcctctgcttttcagttCTCTCTGCAGGTGTCCAGCTGTGATTTTTGTTGACTGTTGCGCCTCCCCCACTAGActctgcaggcagagtctttatagtctgagccaccagagacgccTCAAAGGATACTCAACCTCATTTCTCCCCCACCAAGCTTCGGTTTGAATTTGGACTGATTTGAATTTGAAGGAAGATTTGTCCTTGATAATTACTTGAGAGCTAAAGACTGTTTGTAATTCTTACTTGCTTGAGCCCACGAAAGAGGAGGTTACTCTGGTTTCTCATACTTTACAAGGGACGGTGGACCTTTTATGGCTCAGAGGCTTTAGGAGTAAGTGAACTGATGGCTCTACCAAAGACGATTTTGCTACATGGCTGCAATAAGATGTTTATGCCTGCCATGCCAAATtgtctcagttgtgttcaactctttgcgaccgcagggactgtagcctgccaggctcctctctccatggggattctctaggcaagaatgctggagtgggttggaaaAAAAAGGTTGGTTCTGGAGTATAGTATTTCAGTTCTGGTCTTGGGTGTGTAACTAACTAGAAGATGACCTTAGGCGGATGACTCATGTTGGACTGTTTTTCCCCATCTCTGAAACAAGGAGGCCTGGGTTAAATGAATTCTGCCACCTTGCATCTTGATGTCTCTGAATCCATGGCTTGTTTACCTGGATTCCTTGGCCAGAGTCCCCTGGAGTCCCTTTGAGTGTTTGCCTACCATGGGCTGGACCTCCTCCCCGGCTGTATCACTCAGAGCCCCTTGTCACTGGCTTCTGGTTGGGCTCGGCCCTGGGAGGCAACggcaggagactggagggctgcgGCTTGATGGGGAGGGaaccttcatttttctcttcctctctctttggtGTTGTCACCAGCAGTAGCTACAACCAGGACTCCAGCTAGTGGTCCTTCCTACATGGCACTGGCTTCTGGTCACACTCTTCCCCCGAGGTTCCTTCAGCCCCACAGGCCTGGCCAGACCCGGGTACCTTGCCTGTTCCTTTAGCCCCACCCCCACTCATCTAAACAGCCCCTTCAATGTGCTCGCTTCAACTGAACCACCTGTGGTGGGTAACCTTTCCTCTTGGGCTTCTGACCCTCCAGCACTGCATCAGGGCTTCACGTTTGTTATCTAATCGGTCCTCACAAACCTCCCCAATGCAGCCATTATCTTCCCATTTTACACCCCAAAAAACCAAGGCTCTGAGAAGTTCAGTCACTTGCCTCCAGAGACAGGATTTGTATGGCCCAGCTCCGACATCAGTGTTCCTCCTATCCCAACTGCTGGTCGTGTGTATCTTCATCTCTTCCCCTGTTTCCAGGCAGAGAGACTTCTCAACCTTTCCATTCTTCATAGTTTTGCTTTCTGGTATCTTGGGACAGGGCATTCATCTATCTAGCTCCAACTTTTACGTCTAGAAAATGTCAATGTGCCCACCTGGAGTCTTAATTCATCCGTGTTGGTGATAGTTGGTGAGAGCTGTTAGTCGAAACCCTGCTTTCATGCTCGTCCACAGTCAGCCCAGGCAGGCAGGGGGCATGATCCTAGGGAAAAGCGTTCTCCTGCTGCAGGGATGAGGCAGGGATAGGAAAACAGTGGGCAGTCTAACACCACCCTCTCTGGCTCCGGCCTTGAATCCTTCAGGTTTGTCTTTGATCTTGGAAGCCAAAAGCCTCTCCCCAGTTTATCCTAAGGAAACAATCAGACACACAGGAGACCAAGGATGAACAAAGATTGCAGTAGCAAAAAGCTTGGAAACGACCTGCCTGCCCATCAGCAAGACGCTGGTTAAGTAAATCATGGTCTGACACTGAAAATGACTCAGTTGAAAATCTGCTGAAACTGATCTGTATGTGTTGACATGGAAACAATGTCCAGAGCAAGTTGTGAAAGGAAAGGGATTGGGTTATAAAAGCGTGCATGTGGTGGGAtgcaatttttataaaaaataatcttgATCTGTTTTGTTCTCTCGCCACATCCAACCAGGCAAAACTACAGCCTGCAGACTTTAGGCCCTTTGACTCCTCACTGATCCAAACACTCTGGCAAGGCCCATTTCCCCACCCCtactgggtgggggcggggtgtgtgtgtcctATTCTTCCTTCACCATGGTTCCCATTCATCTTCCCATCCCTTCTTCccgtgacctttttttttttttttttaaagaataaacagtCAATTTTATTTGGCTCAGACTAGGAATCCGTGAGTCTTGAGGACCTCTGTGAATTTGCCAATTTTCTTCTCGATGTTCTTTTCGGCCTGCTTCCGTAGCCTCATGAGCTGCTTCTTTTTCCGGTAGTGGATCTtggctttctcctttctcttctcctccagggtaGCTGTTACTGCCTGGTACTTCCAGCCAACCTCATGAGCCAGGCGCCCTAGGTAGGCAAACTTGCAAGCAGGCTTCAGACGCACAACCTTGAGGGCAGCAGGAACCACCATTCGCTTTTTCTTGTCATAGGGTGGTGGGATCCCATCAAACACCTTGAGGCGCTCCAGAGCAGCCTGGCCCCGCTTGGTCTTGTGGGGCAGCATGCCTCGCACTGTCCGCCAGAAGATGCGGCTGGGGGCTCGGAAGTGGTAAGGGCCACGGGAGGGGTTGGTGTTCATCCGCTTGCGGAGAAAGGCCAGgtatttcaatttatttctgtAGAAATTGCCAGAAATGTTGATGCCCTCACAGCGCACGACCACAACCTTCTGGCCCAGAAGCACCTGCTTGGCCACAATGGCCGCCAGGCGGCCCAGGAGATGGCCTCGGCCATCGAGCACCAGGACCTGCCCCTCCGCCATCTTCGGCAGCCGCCTGGGAAAGTTCCCGTGACCTTTGGTGGATCACTTTGCTAACTGCTGTGACAGCCCATTGCATTGGGATGAAGTTAGTCATCTAGCCTCCTGCCTTCCTCACTAGTGAAGATGATTCAGTTTGGGGGCTCCGGAGTTAAGCCCTTAGTAtgtgttgtatttttaaattttttggttttATATTAGGGTATAgttgactaacaatgttgtgttagttccaggagTGTGGCAAAGTGCTTCAgtgatacatacacatgtatctattctttttcaattcttttcccatttaggttattacagaatgttgagtagagttccttgtgctgtatagtaggtcctcgttggttatctattttaaatatggcacGTATCTGTAGAATACGTGAACGAGTGAATGAACCAAGATGGGATGCTGGAGGAAAGGGTAAAATTGATTTAGTTTCTTTCACATATATGCTTTAGTCTGGGCCCTGCGGAGGCTACACATAATGTTAGAGGCAGAAGAAATTGGCACCATAACCTAAAAACTCTaaaatgtagggacttccctagtggccccgtggttaagactccaggcttcaactgcagggggtgggggtttgatccctggtcagggaagt from Ovis aries strain OAR_USU_Benz2616 breed Rambouillet chromosome 9, ARS-UI_Ramb_v3.0, whole genome shotgun sequence encodes:
- the LOC101109545 gene encoding large ribosomal subunit protein uL13; protein product: MAEGQVLVLDGRGHLLGRLAAIVAKQVLLGQKVVVVRCEGINISGNFYRNKLKYLAFLRKRMNTNPSRGPYHFRAPSRIFWRTVRGMLPHKTKRGQAALERLKVFDGIPPPYDKKKRMVVPAALKVVRLKPACKFAYLGRLAHEVGWKYQAVTATLEEKRKEKAKIHYRKKKQLMRLRKQAEKNIEKKIGKFTEVLKTHGFLV